One stretch of Deltaproteobacteria bacterium DNA includes these proteins:
- a CDS encoding TerC family protein yields the protein MEWLADSQAWIGLLTLTVLEVVLGIDNIIFISILASKLPQEQQAKARQIGLALAMITRVLLLLSLSWIIRLTEPLFTVFNVPVSGRSLILLGGGLFLLAKSTYEIHEKLEGETERGSATGRASFQSVITQIILLDIVFSLDSVITAVGMANQLWVMITAVIIAVAVMLWAAGPISDFVHRHPTVKMLALSFLLLIGFSLMAEGLELHIPKGYIYFAMAFSVLVEMLNLRQKARAKPVELHQPYKAA from the coding sequence ATGGAGTGGTTAGCCGACTCACAGGCATGGATTGGTTTACTCACGTTGACGGTACTAGAAGTCGTTCTTGGTATCGATAACATCATCTTTATCTCGATTCTCGCCAGCAAACTGCCGCAAGAGCAACAGGCGAAGGCCAGGCAGATTGGCTTAGCCCTGGCAATGATCACTCGGGTGCTCTTGCTTCTGTCGTTGAGTTGGATCATCCGGTTAACTGAGCCACTGTTTACCGTCTTTAATGTTCCTGTTTCAGGACGGTCGTTGATTTTATTGGGGGGTGGATTGTTTCTCTTGGCTAAGAGTACCTACGAAATTCATGAGAAACTGGAAGGTGAAACCGAGCGCGGCTCAGCGACAGGGAGAGCCTCCTTCCAAAGCGTCATCACCCAAATCATCTTACTCGATATCGTGTTTTCTCTTGATTCGGTCATTACTGCGGTTGGTATGGCCAACCAACTGTGGGTGATGATTACGGCGGTGATCATTGCCGTAGCGGTGATGTTATGGGCAGCAGGCCCCATCAGCGACTTCGTCCACCGTCACCCGACAGTCAAGATGTTGGCGTTGAGCTTTTTACTTCTGATTGGCTTTTCTTTGATGGCCGAAGGGTTGGAACTGCATATCCCGAAAGGTTACATCTACTTTGCTATGGCGTTCTCAGTGCTTGTCGAAATGCTCAACTTACGGCAAAAGGCTCGCGCCAAACCAGTAGAATTGCACCAGCCGTACAAGGCTGCGTAG